The window TCCCAGCAGGTCGCCGCGGGCCTCGGACATCTGCCGGTCAAGGTCGTCTGGAAGCCGGTGCGCAAGGATGCGGACTCGATCCGACGGCTGGCGTTGGATGTCAACGCGCGCGACAACGTCATCGGTGTGATCGCCTGGATGCACACGTTCAGCCCGGCGAAGATGTGGATCGCGGGTCTGGATGCGCTCCAGAAGCCGCTGCTGCATCTGCACACCCAGGCGAACGTGGTGCTGCCGTGGGCCGACATCGACTTCGACTTCATGAACCTGAACCAGGCCGCCCACGGCGACCGCGAGTTCGGGTACATCCAGACCCGCCTGGGGGTGGCGCGAAAGACAGTGGTGGGGCACGTGTCCAACCCCGCGGTGCGTCAGCAGGTCGAGGACTGGCAGCGCGCAGCGGCCGGATGGGCGGCGGCGCGGTCGCTGAAGCTCGCGCGGTTCGGGGACAACATGCGCTACGTCGCGGTCACCGAGGGCGACAAGACCGAGGCGGAGCTGCGGTTCGGTGTGCAGGTGAACACCTGGGGCGTGAACGAGCTCGTCGAGGCCGTCGACGCCGCCTCGAACGAGGATGTCGACCTCCTCGTGGAGGAGTACACCGACCTGTACGACATCGCCCCGCACCTGCGTCCGGGAGGGGAGCGTCACCAGTCCCTCCGCGACGGCGCCGCGATCGAGTTAGGGCTTCGCGCCTTCCTCGAGGAGGGCGGGTTCGGGGCGTTCACCACGAGCTTCGAAGACCTCGGCGGGCTGAAGCAGCTGCCCGGCCTTGCGGTGCAGCGACTCATGGCCGAGGGATACGGATTCGGTGCCGAGGGTGATTGGAAGACCGCGATCCTCGTGCGGGTCGCGAACGTGATGGGCACGGGGCTCCCCGGCGGGGCGAGTCTCATGGAGGACTACACCTACGACCTGGTACCGGGGGACGAGAAGATCCTGGGCGCCCACATGCTCGAGGTCTCGCCGTCGCTGACGACGGCTCGCCCGCGTCTGGAGGTGCACCCGCTGGGGATCGGCGGGAAGGACGACCCGGTACGGCTGGTGTTCACCGCCGACCCCGGGCCCGCGTTGGTGGTCGCGATGAGCGACATGCGCGATCGGTTCCGCCTGGTCGCCAACGTCGTGCAGAACATCGACGCTCCCAACCTCCCCAAACTCCCCGTGGGCCGGGCGGTCTGGAAGCCGCAGCCCGACTTCGCCACCAGCGCCACCTGCTGGCTGGCCGCGGGC of the Microbacterium invictum genome contains:
- the araA gene encoding L-arabinose isomerase — translated: MTRTTLSTSFDDLEVWFVTGSQNLYGEETLRQVAEQSQQVAAGLGHLPVKVVWKPVRKDADSIRRLALDVNARDNVIGVIAWMHTFSPAKMWIAGLDALQKPLLHLHTQANVVLPWADIDFDFMNLNQAAHGDREFGYIQTRLGVARKTVVGHVSNPAVRQQVEDWQRAAAGWAAARSLKLARFGDNMRYVAVTEGDKTEAELRFGVQVNTWGVNELVEAVDAASNEDVDLLVEEYTDLYDIAPHLRPGGERHQSLRDGAAIELGLRAFLEEGGFGAFTTSFEDLGGLKQLPGLAVQRLMAEGYGFGAEGDWKTAILVRVANVMGTGLPGGASLMEDYTYDLVPGDEKILGAHMLEVSPSLTTARPRLEVHPLGIGGKDDPVRLVFTADPGPALVVAMSDMRDRFRLVANVVQNIDAPNLPKLPVGRAVWKPQPDFATSATCWLAAGAAHHTVMTTQVGIEVFRDFADIAATELLVIDEDTTVRGFQRELRWNQAYYRLAQGF